The nucleotide sequence GATATTAAATGTTTTTGGCATCACACTATTTTGTAAAGTAAATAATTTGGCATCACACTATTTTGAATAAAGTTCTCATCCTATCTTTATTAAAATCTTATAATGTGATAAAAAATTACAGACAGTTTATAAAAAGTCTTTGTTACCTACCAACAGTATTCCGGATATCAGGCTTtctgagaaaatcaataaattcagcatgttgtttcatttttattccattaattcttatttaatttatttattatgagtgTGTATAGGGGAGGGTATTCCCATAGGAGCTTCAGTCTCTTCTTTCATATGTTGcctgctcttctttctttctttctttctttctttctttctttctttctttctttctcttccttccttccttccttttttccttccttccttttttccttccttccttccttccttccttccttccttccttccttccttccttccttctttcctccttccttctgcttatGCTTTGATTACAGGTCATTTAGTACTTCTCAGGTTGACATACCTGACAATGACATTTCTCAACTCTCAGACAAATACTACAGGAATttggaacccaagagaaagatATGTGTAATTCATTATGAATCCATTGTTAATTTCCATCTATGATGTTCTATTACACAGTCGCGCTTTTTTTGGCTAGCAATTACAGTGTGTGCTGCAATCTAACTGCTGAGAAATTAATACCCCTGTTGCTTTGGAGCTGTAAATTCCTGAGGGatagaaactttttaattttggttACTTCTTAATATTGTGCATATAGTTCTGTGAATACTAAGTGAAAGTGGCATCCATTGAGCAAATGCTGCCTCCAATATTGTGTTAAGTCATAACAAATTTAAGTAAGGTCTGAGGAGATCTCATAGAACTGAGTccttttacaattttaaataaataaacagaatctCTCCagtaaaatacattttcagtTGCTTTTTTGGATAGCTTGACAAGATATCCTGACAGGTCAAGTAAGGTATTCTATAATTAATAAAGTGTAAATTATTAGCACTTAAtccctaattttaaaaattaaggtagTGAAATATATATTAAAGCTAATTTAGAAATTGTCACAGAAAGTAAATTGTTCAGAAAGTAAAGGTTCTTGCTCCCAACCATCAAGAACTTAGCTCAATTTCTAGAACccagatggtggaaggagaaaactgactttcaaaTGTTGTCCTCTAAACCACATGCACACTGtatcctactctctctctctctcttctctctctctctctctctctttctttcttctttctttctctttctctctctcacacacataagtaaataaagaaataaacaagcaaacaattgTGATAAGAAGACATCTTGACTTAATGCAATTTTAAACCTCTCAAATATTCAGACAGAGTTGCTGGGCTAATATATTTagtcatttttcctttataattttattttgattaataaatGGACAAACATAGTTTTGTTACATTATAAAAGCCACTGGAGAAAGAGTATTATTTGTTAGTTTAAGCCATGAGGACATCagtcttttttgctttgtttttaattgtttctgtGATTTGGGGTTGGTGAATTAGTATCTCAGGACCATATTTCTAACATACACGTAGTGCAGACTGAGTGGGGTTCTTCAAGGTGCAAAATgcacaggaaatgaaaataagaatagACGAGTGAGGTTACATCAAGAATTGTTCACAGCGAAGAAACTAGGCAAAAAGTTGGTTTGTCAGCAATGGAATGGGAAAACATGTTCAATGATTTTGCTTGACAAAGTATGAATATCTATGATATATAAGGAACTAAAACCACtccaaaaataataatgataataataataaccaataATATTTATAAGAGCAATAATAATGGGAACACAATAAGGCTATAGACCTAATCAATATTTCCCATCAAAAAATTCGAAGGATCAACATGTGTATGAGTAAAGTGTTTTAAATCAATAATCCGTAAAACAGAAAGATCAAAACTTTAATGAGATAACATATGACTAGTTCCCAAAATACTAAAGATTGTGTAGAAAGAGGACCATATGTACCATTGGTAGGAACATGAATTAAAGTCACAAGTATTGAAAATAGAATGGAGAATccttaaaactgaaaatagaattaCTAACCATCTTGGAAACACCAAATACTGGATAAATATTCATGGAAAATAACATCATTCATTCATTACAAAGACAGTTTTGTTCCCATTTTCAGAAGAGGCAAGGAAGTAAAGAAGCATAAATGTTCATCAATTaataaaacaacaagaacaaaaggaaaatatatttgatGTAATACTATTAAGccacacaaaagaataaaataaatctaccaatataaacaatatatattatgtaatctTAGGGAGTATGTGTTTCTTTAATGCAAGAATGGCCAACCATTGTGAATGTAACTCCTCTACTTCTATAGATTAAAAGTAACGAGAGGATATTGTTATCTTAAGCTATTAAAAGAAGTTAATATGAAGTATTTAGACATCATATAGCGAaacaatagaaagagagagaaaggtggcaATTCACTTAACCAAATTATAATTGTTGTGTTTATGGTTAAGTGTGTGTAAATTCATTGCATACATGCGGGAGTCCATGAAAGTCAAAGAAGGGCATTGGATAATCTGGAATTGGAAATAAAGCAGACAGTTCTAAATTACCTTGTGGATACTTAGAATCAGACCTGGGTCCTCCAAAAGAGAAGTAAATGACCTTAATGACTGAGTCATATCCCCATCCCCAAATGAATGTCTTAGGTTAAAAAACAATCAAGCACGGCATTTTAGAATCTCAGAGAGAATATAGTGTGAGAACCAAAATATGAGTCTCGTCAGTCACTACAGAACAGAAACAACAAGCGTAGCTCACaaagaaattggaaaataagGTCGCATTACTTACAGCAGCAATGGCTGTGAGAAGAGCAGCTCATGCATGACAGGTAACACTTGAATGAGCCACAACACGATCTGACCTTAATACAGGAAAACATTCTCCAAAATTGCTATCATTCACACACAAATGATTGTCTCCATAACAATCTTAGCAATGCACCCAAACTCTCAGAGCTAATAGCAGGTTTTGGTCAAATCAATACAGAAAATGCTTGGCATCAGTACCAACAACAATAATGGGAATAcagtaaaataacagtaataaaacatGCCATTACTCAAAATTTCATGTTTCTTGAGAAGAGTTTTGCAAAAAAAGTAAATTCatctgaaaggaaaaatgaaaataaaccatgCTTATTAAGTgaaaaagaaggcatatttaaAATCTCTATGTTCCTTAAATCAGTGTTCATATttaatgtaatttctttttttttttttttttttttttgctgcttcaaaaggctttatttttacttgGTCCAAAACTTGAGAGGGGCTCCAGGGCGTTACAAAGCTGCCTAGTGGCTTCTTGAGAGGTTCGGGTGAAGGTCCTGAGGCGGGCTGGTGCAGAGCAGAGGTGGGAGCCCCTCGGAAGGAGAGGCCTCCTAGTCATGCTTGAGAGTGAGCCGCTCAAAGAGGTACTCGCCCAGAGATGCCTGGGGCCCAGTAGCCAACCTGCGGAGGTTGGTCAGGTGGTTGCCCATCTTCTTGATGACCTTCACCTCCTTATCCAGGAAGTGGTTTtcaaggaagtcacagagatgaGGATCTGTGCGGGCAGAGCCCAGGGAATGAAGATCCAAGAGGGCCTGGTTCAAGTTCTTCTCCAAGGCCAGGGCAGCTTCCATGGCCTCCTGGGTTTTACCCCACTCATCTTGAGATGGCTTCTGCACATCCTGAAAGAGTGCACGGCCTCCGCGATCGTTCTGCAACTTGAGGAGACGCTCGGCACCCTCGCGCTTCTCCTCGGCCAATTCGCGGAAAAAGTGGCCTACACCTTCCAGAGCCACGTCATCCCGGTCAAAATAGTAGCCCAGGGAGAGGTAGGTGTAGGAGGCCCGCAGGTGCAGGTTGACCAGGCGGTTCACGGCAGCCTCCACTTCGGTGGAATAATTCTGACGAATCTGGGAGGTCATGGTTGAGACGCAGTCTGGAGCTACCCGCAAAGAGACGGTGTTAGCTGGTCCTGGGAGCTGAAGGCGGCGAGGTGATGGTCCCGGAGGCTGCGGCTGCAGATGAGGAGCGGTGGAAGCTAACAAAGGGAGGCCCCGGGTCTGTTCCGTCCAAACACTGTTGAAGCAAGACACAGATCCACGGGATCTCCGAAGGCTGCTCTTAATGTAATTTCTTAAGCAGCAACATTTCCATAGAAGACATTATTCTTCAATAGGTAGTAGACATTAAAGCTAATATGAAAAGTAAATAACTCAGaacattaaatattatttcaaagaAGAATAGTGTATTCATACTATAAGAAAAAACACTTATGCCAaagggaaaaatatatatagatgctcacatatacatacagaaataTGTAATACAAATAGATATATGCATTAATCTGTAATATACATAAATGCATGGAGATtaagtacatatatatacaaagatATAAGTACATGTGTTtatctatatataaataaatgatccCTCATATACAGACTCTCATCTATCTATATttctacatatataatatattattttattatatattaatatttctacATAGATCCTTCTCCCTTATAAACTAGTCTCTTAGTACAGGACAGCTCCTTATTTCCTACTAGTCCAGCTAAGCAGCTTGCCTTTGTGATTCTCTGTCTTTACCTCCAAGTGTAGGGATTATAGGCAGCCACTACACTGCCCATCTCTAACATGATTTCTGGGTATCATTTCAACTCTGGTAcccatgcttgcacagcatgGATGtcatccactgaaccatcttcaaGTCCCTATACTACTTTTTAATTGCCTAACTTCCACtattaatgaaagaaaatagtCTTCTGAAATCCCGATTGACTCATTTCTAAATATGCCTTTTAAAGTTATCAAGCAGGCACATACCTCCAAGtagtttttctaaattaaatcatGCTATCCATATTTTTCAGAATCTGTTATTTCCAAATTATTCAGGTTGAAACATAAAGAAGGCTGATCTAGTGATGGGGGCAAGTTTCAGCTTCCCCTTTCAGCCCTAAGGCAGGAAATGATGTAGAACCTTGAGACCCTGTACATGCTGccccagtctctgagttcatatatgCACTGATCATGTTGACTTTGAGGACCTTGGTCTCTTAATGACCTTTTATCGTTTTGGATCTaatactctttctgcctcctctgctgtgGGGTTCCCACATATCTAATGGGAGAGATTTGAAATAAATATGAAGTATAGGGCAGAGTGTTCCAAGTTCTCTCACTCCCTGTGTCATATCTGGTTATGAGTGCCTCTACTTGGTTCCATTTGCTGCGAGAAGGGTGGACTTGTAGCGATGATTGAGAAAGACAAAGATTATGACTATAGcagaaagtcattaagagtcattttatggctgcattttgttttatctatttatgtatcatttttattgaattatcaaagtagtatttgattttactCTAAATTCTTGGACTATCCAGTCTCGGGTTGTTGATCACCAAGCAGCAAAGGTgtaggttccatctcatggagtgggacTTAAGTCAAATCAATTCTCTTACCCAGGCAAGATACCTTTGTAGATAAAAGTATTTGTGACTGACAGGTGTTTAGATTTCTTCTCTGGTAGCATGCAGAATGTTGTCCTAGTTCATAAGGGAGAAGAAtctatgtataaatattaatatataataatatgtcCTGCTTCCATTCCTCTATGTTTTGGCCTCAAGGTTTTTACCTTTCATTTTGTGTATATCTTACTTGCctgctttctccatgtctgtctggcccctggtgtctccctggcatctctttttctttcttccctgagaTTAAATtcctctgtagtaatatgggtggcagggctgcgtccccagcaccccagctgcctggcgagcttatgcctgaaataacaacacacaaactgtattcatttaatcactgcttggcccattagctctagcccttactggctaattctgatatcccgatcaacccatttctaataaactgtagcaccggtcttacagggaagattctagcctaagtccatcctgggtcggagcttcatgcatgcatcttccctggagcggggagcatggcgtctctctgaggcgtctgctcccaaaaggagagctgtcgagtctgagctcacttcctcttcctcccagcattctgttctgtttactccacctacctatgttctaaccaataaaatgggccaaggcagttcctttattagccaatgaccttgcTCCATCATTCTTCCTTATAATTAATCAACCTTGCTGGAAGTGCTGCCAATACCTCCTTCCTCACTATTGGCTTTTTCTTAGACTAAACatgtaccttaggcaggcaaggtaaaatagCATACATATctctacataattaaacaaatgcaacccaTCTTGACATAGTTAAAccaatgcaacacacacatagttgaacaaatatcctgcaacagtaTTTGTTAAATTTGCTGTGGCTTTATAATGTACTATTCTTGTTTTTACCCCTGAgcattgtatattttattattcctaCTACATATACCCTGCACACCCATTCATTCTCTCATCTTCTTTCTTCACCTCAAGCCTAGCTCTTCAGTATCTCTACTCCTCTCACAGCAAAGATTCTGGCTCATTACTTTCTCCTAAGATGAGGTATGCCTCTCAGTTAGGACTCAGTTTTCGTTGGGAGAACAAACCAGCATTCAATACAGTGTTCAAAAATTGCTGTTTAATAAGTACCTGCTACATATTAAACATATTTAAGGTATTGTCCATGAAGCCAGAGCTTATAATTAAGGGATGCAGATTGTGCATGTCTCTGCTGCTGTACAACATAGCATTGTGTCTCTTACTAGTTAATTGCCAACAACTTGATTTTCATGaatcatctttttctttattgtggtTGGCCATATTTCCTGCCAAAGTGTTCTGACTGTGAATCTAGCATTCATTTGAAGAATATTTAGACTACCAAGACGTTAGCAATTTTGTGACCCGTCCCCACATTAACTTTTCCACCATCTCctaatgatttgtttgtttaactgAGGACCGATTTCCCCATTAGGGCCTATTAGCACCTCAAAATTGCTTTTGCAAACCTGGTAAAGCTGATGACTATCAGCAATTAGTAAATTATTAGATCCTTTATAAAAAATTTCAACAGAGGAATTGAACACTTCAAGTCTATGGATTGATCTGGTTATAATTTAGAAAGAGGACaaatttgtctttgaaatttctcaaATTCACACAGTCTTAATGGAGGCTCTTGAATTCATCATTTCATTAAGTTTTGAGTTATTTAAGAGCATCCAAGTAAATAACAGAGGCCTACAATTATCTGAGTACATTAACTTGTATCTTGAAACAACTGAAAATTGAACTCCAAGTCTGTGTTTTACTGCTGAAGTTAAGGGATGATTGGCTGCTtaatttactttctctttttctaatacATAACAGTTTTtaagaagaagatgaggaggaagatataagagagaaaaagaaacagagctgctAGCTGGTGACCTTTTAAACAGATCAAAACAATCTATTTATATCCTCTGAGAACTGCTCATTCATTGGACAGCATTTCTACCTCTTCATCCTATGTGGCCTTTCTAGGCAGTCCATTTTAATACTGATCTAAATAAGGAAAGTAAATGCTGCTTTAGGATCAAATTTACAGTCTAACTAAATGAGAAATCCATTAGGTGGGGAAGCTCTGCAGAAGCAGCATTGCTCTGACCATCGATTTCTCTTTCCTGGTATCAGCTTTGCCTGGTATCCTTTGAGCTTCTGCTCCTGCTATTGCATCCTTTCTTCACCTATCAGTCCCTCACAGAGAGCCCCAGGGGGCCCTAGAAGCAAATCTCTTTGTGGAAATATCGCTTTCTCGGAGAAAACTTCAGCTTGACTCCAACAGAGAGCAGAAACATCCTTTGTGCTAAACATTTAATCGTTAATATTATCACTATATTGATAGAACCTAAAATTAATGGAAAAATCTGGATCTGAGTGAATCACATGTGCATTATTGCATCATTATTTTACACATTTGGAGTTTGAGTCAGCAAAttttaggaaataaataaataaacaaaggagaagcagatttccttaaagaaaaaaaaacactcacacCTTAGTTTCTTCTATTgttaaaagggggaaaaatccaGGTTAGTCATTGAAAGTGTATAGATTGGCTGGCCAGTCAAGTTTTATCTCACTAGGCTCCTGCTTTTGGAAACAGAGACAGCTGATGTTGCTGAGGAACGTCTTTCTTTAGGTCAGCAAGGTGAGGAAATCTCAAGTAGGTTTCCTAGGTTgtgtttcttttcaaatatttgctCAAAACCATCTTAAAGATTTTGAGCTTTTAATAGGTGCTTTTGgatcaaaaaataatgaaagaagagCTGTGTTCATAGCCACCATAGCTCTTACTTTTCTAACCAAGAATCTTCAGAAAGCAGATTGTCCTGTTAGAAATAATGTCTTTATAAGGCATACCCTGGTCTGTTTTCTGGAAAACAAGGACTTCTGGTCAACCTAATTATGTGGAGAGggcaattaaaaatgaaatgttaacTGAATCTATTAGAATTGAAGTGCTAGGGCTCAGTTTGGCAAACAGAGATATTTATTTGACAAATCTGATGAATAAATATGAAGCCAACCTCCTATATTAATGTGGAAGGTGAATAATTTGATTGGAGTTATTAAGACCATTAAAACTGATTGCTTTAAGATTTGTTGTTATTCTGTTAGATTAAAAGATAAATCAATGTCAGCTTGTTCCTGGGCCCTCCCAACTAAATCAATCAGTGACTGAGTGTCTGCCTTCTGTTTCCAGtcattttgatttcattttcacaGGCTGATTTTTGTGTCCTTGAAGATATATTAGCTAAATTTCTGTAGAATGTGTGCCAATGTCACTTTTCCGATTACAGCTCTTGAGAATTTTAACTCAAAATCACGCTGTTGCTTTACGGCGTAGAGTTGAAACCTTGCACATCTTGAGGCCACTTAGAAGAAATGTGTGAGTGGTTCATAGAAAAAGTAAATAAGCCATGATTTTTTTCCCAAACTGATTAGCAGCACTGTTCCTCAGAAGACAGGTGACTAGATTCACTCACATCAAATACTGTTATGAGTGTGTATACAGCCTACAATACACATGCATGGCTTGAAGTATAATAggttcaaaataaaatttgtatcaaATCATTATGTgctattaatttgaaaaaaaaatgctcactCAAATCACTTCTGACTACTTTCTGAAAAACGAAAATAATTAAGTCTGTATATGACTTAAAGGCATGCTAAGATTTTCATGTTTAGATTcattaataaaatactaataatCACAACCATTTCTTTATGTTATAATTAATGCCCTCATTAAAATGATGTAGAATCAattaatttaaaggaaaaattcttATTAGTGATAAATAATGATGAATACAGATACTTAAAATGTGTGCttcataaaatttttctttgtattttctttctttgcagtgACCCAGAACATTGTGTGCACAGTAGAGCTCCAAAACCAGCTGGAAAGAGATTCTAAATCCTTGGGCCCTTTTTACCGTCATAGGGAACATTTGGTAGAGTATAAAATTACAGTTCCTTTTGATTTCTAAACCAGGCTCCTCAAAATCAAAAAAAGATAAGTTTAAAATGAtaagtttttatagttttaaaattaaaatgtatgccAAGATTTCCATACCCATAATAAAACCCATTCATGTGGATGATAGTCTCACGAACCCCAAATAACAGGTATTTATTGCCAATGTGATGGCTGATGTTGATATTTAAGTACTTTGGGGGAAGAGCCCATCTTTGTGCATCTTTATTACTTGATTCTCTGTGTTAATTAATAGAACTGATAAATATTTTCAACAGATacagtataaatatataaacagaaaCTCTAATGTTATTCTTAAATTAAGACAATATGACTGTAGCTATATAATTTTGTTCATATCACTTTGGTTAAATAG is from Microtus pennsylvanicus isolate mMicPen1 chromosome 1, mMicPen1.hap1, whole genome shotgun sequence and encodes:
- the LOC142835195 gene encoding ferritin light chain 1-like is translated as MTSQIRQNYSTEVEAAVNRLVNLHLRASYTYLSLGYYFDRDDVALEGVGHFFRELAEEKREGAERLLKLQNDRGGRALFQDVQKPSQDEWGKTQEAMEAALALEKNLNQALLDLHSLGSARTDPHLCDFLENHFLDKEVKVIKKMGNHLTNLRRLATGPQASLGEYLFERLTLKHD